The genomic window TGCGGATTGTGTTTCGGATGCGAGCCTGCTCAGGGTAGGCCGTTTCGGCTGGAAGGCGCAAGCGGCGACCGTACTATCATTTTCGGCCGACGCTGCGCTTAACGAAATGGGAATCACGAATCGACTCCTTCGAGAGGAAAGTCGGCCAGGTGGCGTTGTCTTGCCTACGTGCGCACAAAATCCGGCTCACCCCTGTTGCGACCCGGTTGCGGATGATCCCTATGAAGATCTGCCTTCGCTCGATCCGCATGGAGAGAATATTGCGTTTATCGAACGCATCTCCGACTTCCAGAAGTATCTCGCCCCGCCTCCTCAAATGCCGAAGTCGGGTCTACGCGGCGAACAAGTATTTACGAACATCGGATGTGCCAAATGTCATGTGACTTCAAGTTTCACGACGGTTTCGGCGGATCTGGCCTTACATGGGAAATCGATTAAGCCGTACTCGGATTTTCTCCTCCATCATATGGGTGGAGGAGGTGACCTCATTGTTCAAGGAGATGCCGGTATCCGCGAAATGCGAACGGCTCCCCTTTGGGGATTGGGTGACCGATCCTTCGCCGGTCACGACGGCCATGGCAATCCTGCAACTCGGTATTGCAGAGAGCAATCGGATCCGTTTACGGAACCGCGATTTTGCAGATCGTTTTTGGAACAGACGCACCAAGGGGAGGCACGAGCTTCGGTGAATGCATACAAGGCTCTCTCCACCGCAAATGCGGATGACTTGGCTGCTTTCTTATTTTCGTTGGGACAACGAGAATTTGATATGGCTCGAACCTTTGACGCATCTAACCCGCCGCAAATTAACCTCGAAGATTTTAATGGTCTTAGATACGGTAACGTAATAACCGCGTACACATTCTACTCCTGCTTCCAGGGCTTTGGCATATGTGATCCGCTTTTTCCGTCCTATCAACCTGACGCTTCTTGTTCACAAGGAGTTGTCTTCTATGACGTGAATCATCCGTGTTCTGTGTCGGATGTTAATCGCGACCTCCACGTCAATCTCGCTGACTTCGATTACTTCCTTCAGGTTTACGTTGGACCGGAGAAGGGGCAGGACTGCAATTGGAATGGTAACGATGACCTCAAAGATATTTTGGTTGGCACGGAAACTGATCTCAACACCGACGGCATTCCAGATTCTTGTATATAAGATCTTCTAGCGGAATGTATAAATTGGGACACACGATGCACCCCGTTCTTCGAAGGTCAATGGTTTTGTGGCGTTGGAGAGAACTTGAAAAGTACACAACAATAGTGTACTCTCTTCTATGAACCCCTGGCGAGTCAGCGATGGTGGGTGAGGAAGCCCTATGACCGACTCCCTCGGCATATTCAGCTTCACTATCAGGCGTTTAAGAAGCGGGTGGAGACGTCGGGGATTCAGGTGTTGCGTTTATATAAGGGGTATCACTACGAGGCGCTGGTCGGCGACCGAAAGGGGCAAAAATCGGTTCGGCTCAGCCGGGGATATCGGGTGATTTTTCGGGAATGGGAAAAGGAAAGGATTTTGGAGGTGGTCGATGTCACCAAGCATGGCTATTAAAGAGGCGCGGCGGGCGCTCCGCACACTGGAAAAAGAGCTTCCAAACAAGGAGCC from Bdellovibrionota bacterium includes these protein-coding regions:
- a CDS encoding di-heme oxidoredictase family protein, with translation MSFRQIPVAFSAAVLLALFVSACETDLKLNSSSDMSIQPLNTDDGLEFGLRIRKCEDCSGGPSPAPTPTPVQLQTALGDPISGLSATALDRFLKGKERFEHSFTAAEGFGPTFNDSLFGIPNSCAGCHASPVTGGAQGSLNESVRRFGVLTDRVFDEFGEISNGIFDALDGSSALPDRGGSLLQNSSIPGSCPDGPVPDEFPDLVEATRFTTPVFGMGLVEAIPDSAIEQIALNQANDLSPLAVSGKVSRVCPLEIGDVNPTADCVSDASLLRVGRFGWKAQAATVLSFSADAALNEMGITNRLLREESRPGGVVLPTCAQNPAHPCCDPVADDPYEDLPSLDPHGENIAFIERISDFQKYLAPPPQMPKSGLRGEQVFTNIGCAKCHVTSSFTTVSADLALHGKSIKPYSDFLLHHMGGGGDLIVQGDAGIREMRTAPLWGLGDRSFAGHDGHGNPATRYCREQSDPFTEPRFCRSFLEQTHQGEARASVNAYKALSTANADDLAAFLFSLGQREFDMARTFDASNPPQINLEDFNGLRYGNVITAYTFYSCFQGFGICDPLFPSYQPDASCSQGVVFYDVNHPCSVSDVNRDLHVNLADFDYFLQVYVGPEKGQDCNWNGNDDLKDILVGTETDLNTDGIPDSCI